TGAACACTGCGTGCCCGGTCTGTTATTCAGCGCTGCGCTAGTAGATGTGGCGGCATTGCCTTGGTAGTCATCACTGCGTTCCTCGGAACTCTTTCTCAAATCTAGATTCCTGCTCGCTCGGCGATCGAGCACTACCTTTTGGTCTCTGGCTGACTTGTGCTTGAATTCATCGACCGTGATAGCGGCTTGGGCGCGACGTTTGTTTGGGTTTTTCAAACAGGGAACCAGACTCAGACCGTCCAAGGTTTGATCGGGTGTGTTCAAGTTGCACAGCTCAATGAGCGTGGGAAAGAGGTCTACGGTGCTTGCTGGTTGCTTGCAAACCTGTCCGGCATCGCCTACTTGGGGCGCGGCTACAATCATAGGGATCCGAGTGCCCTCCTCCCACAGGGTTCTCTTGTGCCAGTGTTGTTTCTCTCCGAGATGCCAGCCATGATCCGACCACAACACGATGATAGTGTTATTAGCGTGAGGACTTTCGTTCAATGCATCGAGTACTCTGCCTACTTGGGCATCGGCGAAACTGATGCTTGCCAGGTAATGTTGGATTGCGGTGGTCCATTGTCCTGCGTCACGGGTTTTTTTCATGTCTACTTACTTGCGTAGGGCCAGTTTCTTACCGGCCTCGGGAAGGTCGTCGAGATCTTCCGGAAGATCATCGGGTACGATGATCTCATCCAGGGGATACAGATCCAGGTATTCCTTCGGAAAATACCAAGGCATGTGTGGACGAAAAATACCACAGGCGAGAAAGAAGGGTTTCTCTTGTTTCTCTTTCAGAAAATCGACGCAGAATTGAGCTGCTCTGGCGTCATCGAATTCGGCTTCCGGCTTTTCCAAGGCTCCCCAATCCACTTCTTTGGAGTAGAGAGTTACGCCGGAGAAAGGAAACTCATCGGGTGTCTGAACTGCCTCTGCTAATCCGTATCGCTCCAGGTCTTCATAGGCGAAGGCATTGTCATGAAAGGCCAATGGTTGGAACTCATCCCAGTTCTCCGGAGGATTATTGCCGTAAGTGTGGTGAAATATTTTTCCTGCTCCGGCCGTGGTGTATCCGTGAGCCTTGAAATGTCCAGGTATGGTTACCAGATCTGGCGGATTGGGTTTCCACCATTGCTTGTTTCCATAGATGCCGCTGGTACTTGGTAGTTGACCACTCATCACTGCCGCCCGACTTGGACAACAAACCGGGGAAGCCGTGTGAGCATTGTGAAATGCGGTTCCTCGTACTGCCAGCCGATCGAAGTTGGGCGTATGTGCCTTTCCGGGGTAACCACCCATGTAGCCGACCCAGTCGTTTAGATCGTCCACAGCAATAAAGAGTACGTTAGGCTGTTCTCCTGCTTGGGCTCTTACTCCGAGCGGACAGACCCAAAGGCAGACGATTAGAGGAATATAATGAAGAATTCGAGGATACATGTGGGGTAGAGGCGAAACTCTTCTTGAGGGTCACTTTAATTTATTCAGTTGTCGAACCGATTTTGAAGGCTATAGCTTTCTTGTCAGAATTTCAGTCTACCTGCTATGAAATCCCCAAACGTTCCTGAGACTCAATTCAGTCGCCGTGCCTTTTTGCGAGGTTCGGGTGCACTGGTCGCACTGCCTTTTCTCGAGTCGCTGGCTAAACCTGGGGCTGTTTTTGCCGCTTCAGGAACCCCCGTAGAGCCCAAGCGCATGGTTTGCATCGGGCTGAACTATGGCATGCATCCTCAAGGGTTTTTTCCCGACGAAGTGGGGCGGAATTACAAATTACCCTACCTGCTTAAACCGCTGGAGGGAGTAAGGAATGATTTTACCCTGTTCTCTCATCTGGATCATCCTGGTATTAAAGGTGGGCATGAAGCGACCCACACCTTTTTGTCTGGAATTCGAGCAGACATGGCCAAGTCGATGCCCGAGGGGAATATTTCAATGGACCAGAAGGCGGCCGAGTTTGTCGGCTCGGCTACCCGCTACCCTTCAATGCAGCTCAAGGTAGGTGGAGGTGATAACGGACTCTCCTGGACACGGAATGGTGTCAGTATCCCATCGATGGAGGATCTTCAGCAAGTTTTCGACGCTCTCTTTCAGGAAACGAATGAAGCTCACAAACGCCGCCTTGCTCGTTCTTACAGACTCAATAGTAGTATTCTGGATGTAGTTCGCGACGACGCCAAAGACCTCCAAAAAAGATTGAGTGCAAATGACGTCGAAAAGCTCGATGAATATTTCACTTCGGTCCGGGATGTTGAGAAACGTTTGCAGATGTCTGAGGCCTGGTTGAACAAACCCAAACCTCAGGTCGACTATCGTTTTCCGAATCCGATGCCGAATGATTTTTATGAAGAAGTTCCTCTCTACTATGACCTGATGAAGCTCGCATTGATGACCGACTCCACTCGGGTGATAAGTTATTCGATCAATGGATGGAGTGGAGATTCGGGACTTCCTGGAGTTACTCAAGGGTACCACGCACTTACCCATCATGGTATGGATCCCACTCGCTTAAAGGAGCTGACCATTATTGAGACCTTCCACGCGAAACAGGTGGCCCGATTCATTTCAGACTTAAAAAAGACTCAGGTGGAAGGGGAAGCATCACTTCTTGATAAAACCATGGTGCTTTTTGGAAGTGGAATGGGGAACGCAAGTTCTCACTCCAATCGTGACTTGCCACTCATTCTTGCCGGTGGAGGTTTCACTCATGGTGAGCACAAGGACTATCCCAAGGTAGGCGACAAACAAACTCCGGCCTGCAATCTTTATGTTTCCATGCTGCAGAAGTTTGGTATGGAGCTGGACCAATTCGGAACCAGCACAGGTACCTTGGATGGGTTGAGTTGATTTTAAAAGAAAGTAGGAATTAATCACGAATGAACACGAATCTACACGAATTTATAGTTAAGGTAGGGCTCCATCGCCGAGGGAGCCGTATTGCTGTAGGTCACACCAGATAATGTCTCTTACTCTCCGCTCTCTGCTCTTAGCTCTTAGCTCCTTCCTCTTCGCTCAGAGCTCCTCCGCTCTCGAACCACTCCACTTCATCCAGGAACACTGTGTCTCCTGTCATGGTGAAAAGAAACAGAAGGGCGATCGTCGCTTCGACGCGCTGGGTCTCGATTTTGAAGACCGTGACACGGTTTGGAGCTGGGAAGAGGTGCTCGATATGCTCAATCTTGGCGAGATGCCACCCGAGGAGCAGCCGCAGCCCGATTCTCAGCATGTAAAAGAAATGGTGAGCTGGATCACCGAAAGGCTCGAGCAATCTATTGTATTAAAGGAGGCCCAGGAAGTCACCGGGCTTCGTCGCATGAATCGTCACGAGTATCTGAATACGATTAGAGATTTGATGAATGTGAACGTAGAATCCTTTGATCCGACTGAAACATTCCCAGTTGATGAGAGGGAAGACGGATTTGAGAATCTGGGTGGAACCTTGGTTCTTTCAGATTACTTGTTAGAGCGGTACTTGGATGCTGCCGCCAAGACGGTAGAAAAGGCCGTTAACTTTGGGAAGTCTGCTGAGATGGATCCTGTGTACCTCGTGCCAGATGATTTTACAGCCCGAACCTATCACTTCCGTCCTCAAATCTGGTTCATGGTCAATGTGGATGGTGAGTATATCGACTTTGGTCATGGGGATGCTAAATCAGACCGGCTTTATGCTTCCAGGTTTAAAGGTGTGCCTGCTGATGGCTTTTACACCATTCGTATTACCGCTGAGGGGGTTAATCGGATCAATGGCTATGACTCGACTATGATGAATTATGATCCGGAGGAGCCTATTAAGATGCAGTTGCTCGCTACGGATCCGAGGGTCGCGTATCCCGGGCGTAAGTACAATAGCTCAGATCGTATTTTGGCGACCGTGCTATTGAAGGATCACGAGGTGGAAACGTGCGAATTCCGTGTGTGGATGGATAAAGGGTTTGTCCCAATCATTCGCTACCCAAACGGACCGCAGCCTTTTAAGCGGATTCTTTCGCACCTCACGGAAAAGCATCATTTGGATGTTGTGCCTTCCAATTGGCGGGATGGGGTAGCTGCTCAGCCGAGTGAGAATCAGGAGATTTATTTGTCCGATGTTTATGAAGGGCCGAGGATTCGTTTCTATGGAATGGAGATCCATGGTCCGGAGACCGAGGTTTGGCCACCTCGTAGTCATCAAACTATTTTTGGAAAACAGTCTATATCTCCCAAGCGAGTTGATCCGGAGGAAGTAGTCAGGCGTTTTGGGTCACGAGCATTTAGAAGACCGCTTTTGGCCAGGGAGCGTGAGCGTTATGTCTCCTTTCATAATCAGCAGCTTGAAGCAGGGAAGTCGCCAGAAGAGGCACTGAAAGCAATGCTTACGGCGATCCTCGCATCGCCGAATTTTGTTTATATCCAGGCACCCGTGGGAGAAGGGGTGGAGTTCGCAGAGCAGGATCTGGCGCAAAAGATGGATCCGTTCTCTTTGGCCTCACGTTTGTCTTATTTTTTATGGAGCTCCATGCCAGACCAAGCTTTGTTTGCGGCGGCTGCAAAAGGGGTATTGAGCGACCCGGATGAGTTGAGAAACCAGGTTGCTCGCATGCTGAAAGATCCAAAGGCTCGAGCCATGGCTGATCAGTTTACCGATAGTTGGCTGCACTTAAATAAGCTTGGTGAAATGCCTCCAGATACCGGAAAGTTTAAGGTTTATCACGAGCGCTACCTTGAACCTTTGATGAAGGAAGAAACACGCCTCTATTTTCATCACGTTCTGTCCAATAATCGGCCGATTGAAGAATTCCTCGATTCTGACTATGGCTTCGTGAATCGCTATATTGCGGAGCTCTATGGGTTTCAGGACGTTCAGGGAGATCATTTTCGAAAAGTCCGATTTGATGACCGAAACATGAGAGGCGGCATTCTGGGTCATGCCAGTATTCTAACTGCAACTTCCAATGGGGTTGAAACATCACCTGTGATTCGAGGTATTTGGATACTGGAGAACATTTTAGGAACCCCTCCATCACCACCGCCACCAGATGTGGATCCCCTTGAGCCGGATATCCGGGGAGCAACTACCATTCGTGAACAACTCCAAAAACATCGCAAAGTGGAGACCTGTTATGAGTGTCATCGCAAAATTGATCCTTTGGGTTTTGCTATGGAGAACTATGATCCGATTGGACGCTACCGTACGGTGTATCATGACAACAGCGGTCGTCGCACGAAGAAGATCGAATCCTCTGGTGAACTTCCATCGGGCGAACAATTTACAAATATGGCTGAGCTTAAGGACATCCTTCTGGATCGAACGGATCAGTTCGCCCATTGTTTAACTGAGAAACTACTCACGTATGCACTGGGGCGCAAACTTCACTTTGGTGACCGCGCAACCGTTAATCAGATTTGCGAGGAGCTGAAAGATCGAGGTAACGGCCTGCAAGATCTTGTAGAGTTGGTTGTGCTCAGTGATGCATTTCGTGATGTTTAATAAGAATTCCTCCTCGTCCTCTTACTTGTCGCTTTGCGATCTCCTACTTTCATCTATGGAAATTAAGGACGAGGAAGAGTAGGAGGACGACAATGATTTAAATAATGAAAAGACTACAAATTCTCCGCTCCTTTTTCTTCTTTTTCAGCACTCTCAGCTCTCTGCTCTTCGCTCTCAGCTCCTTCGCACTCGAACCAGCTCTGGCTCGGAAAGGTTCTCTTCTCTTTGCGGACGATTTCAGCTCCGGATCTGCCAAGCCAGAATGGGCCGCCTTACATGGCACTCAGTGGGAAGTAGAGGATGGTTATTATAAAGGAATGTCCTCGACGCCTGAGTTTCAAGCTAGCCGGGAACATCACAAAGGCACAACCCCGAGTATGCGCCTGAATGTACCGGCACGAGATTGTATACTTCAAATCGATTTCAAAATCACTGGCGGTCTAACAGCCGCTCACATCGGGTTTAACAACAGTACGACCGCGGAAGGAACCGGACACATAGTTCGCCTGATTCCTTCTACGAATAAGGGGACCCTTTTACAAAAAGACCGACACTCGCAGATCGAAGGCGACAAAGATGAGACTTTGGATCATTCGGAATGGGAAATCGAAAAAGATCAGTGGTATACGGTATTGATAGAAGCAATCGGCGATCGCGTGGTGGCGCGCATGGATGGACTGCCCCCGCTCGTGGCTAAACACTGGCGTTTCGATGTGACCAAGACGTCGGTCAATCTGAAAGCGAGAGGACAAACGGGTGCGATTTATTATGACAACGTTAAGTTGTGGGAAGCGATACCTGGAGACCGTTCGCATACTGAATCAGGGTATACTTGGAAGAAACACACCATCGTGGATCAAGTGAAAAGTAAGCAAACCGACTCTGTGGTAGCGCACGACTTTGATGGCGACGGTCAGATGGATGTTATTGGTACCTTTGACGGGAAGGTTGTGTTGATGAAGGGCCCAGATTGGACGCAGCAGGTAATTCATCCGTTTGAGGAAGGGCTCGCTGCACGTAAGCCTCGCGCTCAATGCATTCACTCCTGCTTGCTCGATGTAGATGGAGATGGGGACGAGGATTTTGTAGGATCGAACAATACGACCTTCTGGTTGGAGTGTCCAGACGATCCCTTCTCGGGAAAGCCCTGGAAATACCATACGATAGATGACGAAATTCTTGGCACTCACTGTTTGATCACGGGTGACGTAAACCAGGACGGGTTTTTGGATTTGATCGCTAACTCTTTTCAGAAGGAAGGCGCCACGCCGATCCACGATTCTATCTGCTGGTTTGAAGCGCCAGCTGAATCCGGAGAGTGGGTACGTCACGTGTTTGCCGATAAAGATGCACCAGGAGGAAATCATTACATGGGTTTCGGTGACGTGAACGGTGATGCCCGACCCGATATTATGGCGGGCGCCAAGGGTGGTGAAGGTTTTGCTGGCGGTGAATGGTTTGCCTGGTGGGAGCAACCGGCCTATGGCAGCGTTCCCTGGAAGAAGCATCTCTTGTCTGACGTCGAGCCAGGCGCCAGTAACATCCTACCGGCGGATGTGAACAAGGACGGTGTGATGGACTTGGTGGCATCGAGAGGGCATGGTTATGGCGTGCTATTATTTATGGGACCGGATTTTAAGAAGGTCGAAGTCGATACCGAACACTACGGACCGCACAGCCTGTTTGTCGAAGACCTGGATCAAGATGGTGATATCGACATTGGCACCTGTGGACGTCATGAAGAAAGTACCGCTGTTTGGTACGAAAACGACGGACGCGGCTTCTTTGTGAAACACCTCATCGAAGCCAACCAAGGTTCTTATGACACGCGTGCCGTCGATATGGATGGCGATGGCGACCTCGACATGCTCATTGCTGGTCACTGGTCGCGAAATATTCTTTGGTACGAAAATACGATGGCGGGAAAGCGCTAGAATCTTGTATAAGAAATCATGCCCGAAAAGATCACACGTAGAAAAGCGATGTTGAGTATGGCATCCTTGCCCTCAGTTGTTACGATTGGAGCTGCTTTGAAATCGACCTCTAAAGCAGAAGCGCAAACGTCACCCTCTACTCCTGATGATATAGGGCCCTACGAATCCGGGCTTCTTCCAGATGGAATTCGATCTCGCTTTGTTGAGGATATCAATGGTCTGCGAATGCATGTTTTAGAAGCTGGCTATGAGGGAGAGAATAGGCCGGGCATTCTACTGCTTCATGGCTTTCCTGAACTGGCCTGCAGTTGGAGAAAAATCATGGTGCCTCTGGCTGAAGCCGGTTACCACGTATTTGCTCCTGATCAGCGAGGATACGGTCGAACGACCGGTTGGGATAGGAACTATGATGGGGATCTTTATTCTTTTCGTCGCCTCAATGTAGTGCGAGATGCACTGGGCTTGGTCTATGCCATGGGGCATAGACAAGTGACAGTCGTTGGCCACGATTTTGGATCTCCTATCGCTGCCTGGTGCGCGGTGACCCGACCCGACGTATTTACCAAGGTTGCCTTGATGAGTGCACCGTTCAGCGGAACGGGTTCAATTCCTTTTAATACTGCGAATGCTCCGAAGGAGAAAGAACCAGGCTATGATCTCTTTGAGGAGCTGGCCAAGCTTCCCAGACCACGAAAGCATTACCAGGCTTATTATCGCACACGTGAAGCCAACGAAAACATGTGGCAGGCTCCGCAGGGGCTCCATGCTTTTATGCGTGCCTATTACCACCACAAGAGTGCCGATTGGAAAGAAAACAAACCATACCGCCTGAAATCGCGCACGGCTCCCGAAATGGCTAAGATGCCTACTTATTATATTATGGACCTTGAAGAGGGTATGGCTGAAACGGTGGCCAAGTATAGCCCGTCACAACAAGAAATAGTATCCAATCAGTGGTTACCTGATGAGGCACTACAAGTCTACACCGATGAGTATCAGCGCAATGGATTTCAAGGAGGGCTCAATTGGTACCGATCTGGAAGTTTAGGGGCTCCAGAGATGCAGCTCTATGCCGGACGAAAAATTGAACAACCTTCCATCTTTATTTCCGGTGCCAGTGATTGGGGGACTTATCAAAACCCTGGTGCGCTTGAGCAGATGCAGGAGGATGCTTGTACGGATATGCGGGGCGTTCACCTGATTCCTGGAGCTGGTCACTGGGTTCAGCAGGAGCAACCCGAAAAGACGGTTCAGTTACTAGTGGAATTTTTACAGTAAGGTGGGCGCTTTTAACTATTTTCAATGAATCGAATGGAAGGGGCCGCTGGAAAAGCGATTCGGAATCTTAATATGTCTAAAGGGGGTCATAGCTTTGAGGAGCCAAATGAGATCCTTGCCGAGGCATTTCGCGATCCAGTGGAACAGTTGAAATATGGAGAAATCACCAGCTAATCAGAGTTTGGAGCCTAACAAAAATTCACGTAATTGCTTCTTGAGGTTTGTGAGATACCTGATGAACATAGGTCAGAATTTTAACTAACAGTAATACAATAACAGAAAGTATAAGATGCCTACGGGAAAAATTAAGTGGTTTAATGATGAAAAAGGATTTGGGTTTATTGAGCCTGATGAAGGGGGTAAGGATTTATTCGTTCACCACTCCGAAACCGAAGGTTATACTCTTGATGAAGGCGATGCCGTAGAGTATGAAGTTGGCGAAGGCCGAAAAGGCCCTTGTGCCGTTAAGGTTAAGACGGTCAATTAATTATTGTTGGGCCCCTGGTCCACAATGATTCCTGCATATCCGCCCTCTCTGTCGAGTCGGCGGTCCATCAGATCTTAGAAGCTTACGGTTTCGTTTAGAAGCGAAGCTGCCTTAAGCTTCCTAGAATCTGATCCTTTATCTAGTTTAACGGCGATCTTGCGTACGGATTGGTCGTGCCTGGATACGGTTTTCCCGTGTTAAAACGTCGTTTGAATAGTAGGCGAAGCTTCTATTGCGTAAGGGTTTCCGTTACTATCACACCCAAGGAGATGAGTGATTCTCTGGGATTGTACGATTCTGCAGATATTGTTTATTGACTCTATGTTCAAATAGGCACCCGGGATGATACTTGCCTGATGGGTGGTCAATTTTTTGGAACGCCAGACCCATTGACTAAGAAGTCTCATGAGCTGTTTCAGGGGTGGCGGCTGGGTTAGCATTTTCAATGGGTGATTTTAGCCAGATCGGCTTCTCTGGATTTACTTGAGTTTATCTTCTATCTAAGTTGAAGATAGGTCTGTGTTTTAGTTTTACTGTGTGATGGCCAAGATCTAATAAAAATAGGCCAGAGCCACCAATATAAAACTAGCGCTAGCTGCTAGGCTAAAAGTCACACAATTACCCACTATCATGAAAACACTCTGTGCTCTTCTTCTGGTTATTTCGTTTACTTCGGTTTTTGCGGCTCCGCTTAAGCTGGTTAAAGATGAGGAGGCTGAGACCATCTCGGTGTTTCGGCCCAACGGAGAGGAGGCAATCCTTGTTCAGAACGCTCGGTCCGACCACCGGCCGTATTTACATCCGATTGTTGCTCCGGATGGCAATGGTATCATGACGGAATACAGTCCGGGGCACCACCCCCACCAAACCGGGGTTTATTGGGGAATGACCCGTGTGAATGGCCGCGACTTTTTTCACAATCCGACCAATGGCTATTGGAAGTTGTTGGAGGCCAATGTAATTGTGGCTGAAGGGGACGTCGTTCAGTGGGAAACGATTTACCATATGTTAGACGAAGAGGGCACCGCGCTGATGGAGGAGACACAGGTCTGGTCCATGCGAGATCTGGGTGACCAATATTTCGTAGATCTTATTTGGTCTGGGAAGGCTCATACCGACATTACGATTTCAGAATACAACTATGGAGGATTATTCCTGCGGATGCCGTTCAAGCGAGGTGTCACCGAGGGAGAGGCCACTAACAGTGCCCGTCAGGTCAATGAACGTGCAGAGGGACAACGAGCGTCGTGGGTCAATGTCGGCATGCAAATTGAAGGTCGAGATCCAGATGACTGGGGTCACATTGCAGTTTTAGATCATGTGGAGAACGATGCTTATCCCACACCCTGGAGAGTGGATCGTCAGTTGGGGATAGGTCCAGCACGTGCCCGTATGGGCGACTGGCATATCAAAGCGGGTGAGGTCGCTACCTACAAACATCAGTTGATTGTTTATACGGGTAGATTGAATGACATTCATATGCATGAGGATTGGAAGGCCTACACCGGCCAAAACAACACCTATGCGGAGTGGATCCAGGCTCGTGAGGAAGCCAAGCAGGCAGAGTTCTTAACAGGCGAGGAAGCCATCGCGAAGATGACTGTTCCTGATGGCCTGGAAGTAACACTGGTAACTTCCGAACCGCAAATCACGCAACCCCTGGCATTCTGCTACGATGATCGTGGGCGCTTATGGATTGCCGAAAACCGGGACTATGAAACTCGAAGATCCGGTTTCTCGAACGATGGGGAAAGCCGTATTCTTATTTTAGAAGATGAGGATGGTGATGGGAAAATGGATACGAAGAAAGTATTCATGGAAGGTCTTCCATTTCCCTCGGCCATCGCGGTGGGCTTTGACGGGCTTTGGTTGGGAGCACCGCCCAATCTGATGTTTGTTCCCGATCGAGACGGAGACGACAAGGCTGATGACGAAATCGAAGTACGCCTTACGGGGTGGGGTATCCGCGATCGGCATGAAGTATTAAACAGTTTTATTTGGGGGCCGGATGGGTGGCTCTATGGTTGTCAGGGATTTGCTACACCTTCAACGGTGGGCAAACCAGTCGATGGAGGACGCATTTTCAAGAAAGGGGAACCTTTCCCCATAAGCCAGGAAGTGGTAGATGGTCAGTTTATTGATGGAGGCATCTTCCGCTACCATCCGATCAAAGAACGTTTTGAGGTGGTTGCTCATGGATTCAGCAATCCCTGGGGGTTGGACTTCGACGATACCGGACAAGCCTTCATTTCGGCCTGTGTGATTCCTCATGCCTGGCACATAGTGCAAGGTGGGTTCTTCCATCGCCAGGGAGGAAAACACATTCACCCCTATGTATATGACGATATCAAAACTATCGGGGATCACCGTCACCGTTCTGCTCACGGGGGTGCCCGGGTTTATTTGGCTGATACCTTGCCGGAAGAGTATCATGGCCGACTTTTCATGGCCAACATCCATGAGCATGCGCTCCTCTCGGAAACGCTGGTGCGGAATGGGTCCGGGTTTATTGCCAAGCACGGTGACGATACGGTCCTGGCAAATGATCCCCAATGGATTGGCTTCAGTCTGGAGATTGGTCCCGATGGTGCCGTCTACATGCTGGACTGGCACGACGCAGATATCTGCGGAAATGACGTCCACGACAAGGATACCGGTCGGGTTTACCGACTAGCTCCAGAAGGCACGCCGTATCCCACGAACTTTGATCTGAAAAAACTCAGCGACCGTGAGCTAGTTGAAATGCAGTTGGATAAAAATGACTGGTACGTTCGGCGTGCTCGCGTCATTCTTCACGAGCGGGCCGAGGAAAGAGGTCTATCCCAGCAAGAGCATATGCGCCTTTGGGAAATGTTTAAGAATCAAACCGACACAGGTAGAAAGCTAAGAGCCCTCTGGGCACTGCATGTGACTGGCGGGGTTTCTCAAAAACACCTGACCGGCATGCTGAACAATGATGATGAGTACATCCGTGCCTGGGCTATTCAACTGCTGTGTGAAGACATGGATCCCGGAGAAGCTGCTCTAGCTGAATTTAAAGAGCTGGCGAAGTCCGATCCATCACCGGTTGTTCGACTCTATTTGGCGTCTGCCTTACAACGGATTCCTGAGGCTAGTGTTTGGGATCTTGCATCGGGATTGTTGGGGCACGCTGACGATATAGACGATCACAACATCCCCAAGATGATCTGGTTCGGTATTCAGCCGCACGTAGCTGAAAATCCGGTACTGGCTATGGAGGTTGCTTCCAAGAGTAAGATTCCCATGGTCTCCCAGTTCATTGCTCGACGCGCTACTTCCGGTAAATTGCTCGAAGCAGTGGTCGAAAGTTTAGCATCCGCCAGCTCTTCCGGTGTTCGCAAGGTGTTGCTGGAAGGGATGCGCGATGGACTGCTCGGTCAACGGGATCTGACAGCTCCAGCTAAATGGTCTAACCTGGAGCGTGACTTGTTGAACGATGCCGAATTGAAAAACGTGACACTTCAGGTCGGGCAGCTTTTTGGTAGCGCGGAAGCTGGCAAGATTCAGCTTGTTGAACTCAATGATTCCTCCACGCCCATTGAGCGCCGTCAGGAAATTATCCGTGGCTTTGCTCAGGATAAATTTCCACCCGCATTCGATTCTATTCTAGGATTCGTGAAGCATCCGGATCTTAGGTTGGATGCCATGAGGACACTGGCATCCTATGAGGATGATGCGATTTCCAATACGATTCTTTCCCATTACTCTGACTTCACAGCGGATGAAAAGACCGTGGCATTACAAACGCTTTCTACGAGGCGGGACACGGCTCGAACATTGATGC
This genomic stretch from Opitutia bacterium ISCC 52 harbors:
- a CDS encoding PmoA family protein yields the protein MKTLCALLLVISFTSVFAAPLKLVKDEEAETISVFRPNGEEAILVQNARSDHRPYLHPIVAPDGNGIMTEYSPGHHPHQTGVYWGMTRVNGRDFFHNPTNGYWKLLEANVIVAEGDVVQWETIYHMLDEEGTALMEETQVWSMRDLGDQYFVDLIWSGKAHTDITISEYNYGGLFLRMPFKRGVTEGEATNSARQVNERAEGQRASWVNVGMQIEGRDPDDWGHIAVLDHVENDAYPTPWRVDRQLGIGPARARMGDWHIKAGEVATYKHQLIVYTGRLNDIHMHEDWKAYTGQNNTYAEWIQAREEAKQAEFLTGEEAIAKMTVPDGLEVTLVTSEPQITQPLAFCYDDRGRLWIAENRDYETRRSGFSNDGESRILILEDEDGDGKMDTKKVFMEGLPFPSAIAVGFDGLWLGAPPNLMFVPDRDGDDKADDEIEVRLTGWGIRDRHEVLNSFIWGPDGWLYGCQGFATPSTVGKPVDGGRIFKKGEPFPISQEVVDGQFIDGGIFRYHPIKERFEVVAHGFSNPWGLDFDDTGQAFISACVIPHAWHIVQGGFFHRQGGKHIHPYVYDDIKTIGDHRHRSAHGGARVYLADTLPEEYHGRLFMANIHEHALLSETLVRNGSGFIAKHGDDTVLANDPQWIGFSLEIGPDGAVYMLDWHDADICGNDVHDKDTGRVYRLAPEGTPYPTNFDLKKLSDRELVEMQLDKNDWYVRRARVILHERAEERGLSQQEHMRLWEMFKNQTDTGRKLRALWALHVTGGVSQKHLTGMLNNDDEYIRAWAIQLLCEDMDPGEAALAEFKELAKSDPSPVVRLYLASALQRIPEASVWDLASGLLGHADDIDDHNIPKMIWFGIQPHVAENPVLAMEVASKSKIPMVSQFIARRATSGKLLEAVVESLASASSSGVRKVLLEGMRDGLLGQRDLTAPAKWSNLERDLLNDAELKNVTLQVGQLFGSAEAGKIQLVELNDSSTPIERRQEIIRGFAQDKFPPAFDSILGFVKHPDLRLDAMRTLASYEDDAISNTILSHYSDFTADEKTVALQTLSTRRDTARTLMRALISRRVPRTDVSAVAARQLRRVLGPSFVDWWGPMETMEKDKELAINRYKFLLTDEYMSHADVVNGKSIYTSTCGACHKMYGEGGAIGPDITGSNRADLDYILTNMIDPNGEVAESYKLVTISTQDGRTYAGNVVNEDDQRVTLAMIGQEVIIPKSDILSRQTSPLSMMPEGQLNTMADSQVRDLIAFLRTTHPIQ